The following are encoded together in the Bos javanicus breed banteng chromosome X, ARS-OSU_banteng_1.0, whole genome shotgun sequence genome:
- the CAPN6 gene encoding calpain-6: MGPPLKFFKNQKYQELKQECIRDGRLFCDPTFLPENDSLFYNRLLPGKVIWKRPQDICDDPRLIVGNISNHQLTQGRLGHKPMVSAFSCLAVQECHWTKTIPNYKEQEWDPRKIDKYAGIFHFRFWHFGEWTEVVIDDLLPTINGDLVFSFSTSMNEFWNALLEKAYAKLLGCYEALDGLTTSDIIVDFTGTLAETVDMQKGRYTDLVEEKYKLFKELYKTFTKGGLICCSIEFPDQEEQEVETDWGLLKGHTYTMTDIRKIRLGERLVEVFSTEKLYMIRLRNPLGRQEWSGPWSEISEEWQQLTAADRKNLGIVMSDDGEFWMSLEDFCRNFHELNVCRNVNNPLFGHKELESVVGCWTVNDDPLMNRSGGCYNNRDTFLQNPQYIFTVPEDEHKVIMSLQQKDLRTYRRMGRPDNYIIGFELFKVELNRKFRLHHLYIQERAGTSTYIDTRTVFLSKYLKKGNYVLVPTMFQHGRTSEFLLRIFCEVPVQLRELTMDMPKMSCWNLARGYPKVVTQITVHSAEGLEKKYDNETVNPYLIIKCGKEEVRSPVQKNTVHAIFDTQAIFYRRTTDIPIIVQVWNKRKFCDQFLGQVILDADPSDCRELKSLYLRKKGGPTAKVKQGHISFKIISSDDLTEL; this comes from the exons GACATCTGCGATGACCCTCGTCTGATTGTGGGCAACATCAGCAACCACCAGCTGACCCAAGGGAGACTGGGGCACAAGCCAATGGTCTCTGCATTTTCCTGTTTGGCTGTTCAGGAGTGTCACTGGACAAAG ACAATCCCCAACTATAAGGAACAGGAATGGGACCCtcgaaaaatagataaatatgctGGGATATTTCACTTCCGGTTCTGGCATTTTGGAGAATGGACTGAGGTGGTGATTGATGACTTGCTGCCCACCATCAATGGAGATCTTGTGTTCTCCTTCTCCACCTCCATGAATGAGTTTTGGAATGCCCTGTTGGAAAAAGCTTATGCCAA GCTCCTTGGCTGTTATGAAGCCCTTGATGGTCTGACCACCAGTGATATCATTGTGGATTTCACTGGCACATTGGCTGAAACTGTTGACATGCAGAAGGGAAGATACACTGATCTTGTTGAGGAGAAGTACAAGCTGTTTAAAGAACTGTACAAGACATTTACCAAAGGAGGTCTGATCTGTTGCTCCATTGAG tttcctgaccaggaggAACAAGAAGTTGAAACTGATTGGGGTCTGCTGAAGGGCCATACCTACACCATGACTGATATTCGCAAGATCCGCCTTGGAGAAAGACTTGTGGAAGTCTTCAGTACTGAGAAGCTGTATATGATTCGTCTGAGGAACCCCTTGGGAAGACAGGAATGGAGTGGCCCCTGGAGTGAGAT TTCTGAAGAGTGGCAACAACTGACTGCAGCAGATCGCAAGAACCTGGGGATTGTCATGTCTGATGATGGAGAGTTTTG GATGAGCCTAGAGGACTTTTGCCGCAACTTCCATGAACTCAATGTCTGCCGCAATGTGAACAACCCACTTTTTGGCCACAAGGAGCTGGAGTCGGTGGTGGGATGCTGGACTGTGAATGATGATCCCCTAATGAATCGTTCAGGAGGCTGCTATAACAACCGTGATACCTTCCTGCAGAACCCCCAG TACATCTTCACTGTGCCAGAGGATGAGCACAAGGTCATCATGTCTCTACAGCAAAAGGACCTGCGCACTTACCGCCGCATGGGAAGACCTGACAATTACATCATCGGCTTTGAGCTCTTCAAG GTGGAACTGAACCGCAAATTCCGCCTCCACCACCTCTACATTCAGGAGCGTGCTGGGACCTCCACTTACATTGACACACGCACCGTGTTTCTGAGCAAGTACCTGAAGAAGGGCAACTACGTGCTGGTCCCAACCATGTTCCAGCACGGCCGTACCAGCGAGTTCCTCCTGAGAATCTTCTGTGAAGTGCCTGTCCAGCTCAG GGAGCTGACTATGGACATGCCCAAGATGTCCTGCTGGAATCTGGCTCGTGGCTACCCCAAGGTTGTCACCCAGATCACAGTGCATAGCGCTGAGGGCCTGGAGAAGAAGTATGACAATGAAA CTGTAAACCCATATTTGATCATCAAGTGTGGAAAGGAAGAAGTCCGTTCTCCTGTCCAAAAGAACACCGTTCATGCCATTTTTGACACCCAGGCCATTTTCTACAGAAGGACCACTGACATTCCTATTATAGTTCAG GTATGGAACAAGAGAAAGTTCTGTGATCAGTTCTTGGGCCAGGTTATCCTGGATGCTGACCCCAGTGACTGCCGTGAACTAAAGTCCCTGTACCTGCGTAAGAAGGGTGGCCCAACCGCCAAAGTGAAACAAGGCCACATCAGCTTCAAGATTATTTCGAGCGATGACCTCACTGAGCTCTAA